From the Actinomycetota bacterium genome, the window CCTCACCGAGAAGGTGATGGACGCGCTGAACCTCGACCCTCTCGTGGGCACGTTCGTGGCGCTCGAGGACGCGGCCACCGAGGTCGGGCGCATCTGCGACGCGTTCAAGACCGACGACATCGACCTCACCGTCGTGCTCACGCACATCGGGTTCGAGTCCGACAAGGAGCTCGCGTCGCTGCTGCTGCCCGAGTGGGGTGTCGATCTCATCATCGGCGGCCACTCGCACACCATCCTCGAGCGGCCCGAAGAGGTGAACGGCATCCTCATCGTGCAGGCCGGCACCGGCACGAACCAGGTCGGCCGGCTCGACATCGTCGTGGACGACGACACCAACAGCATCGTCGAGCACTCTTGGCAGCTGGTCCCCATCGAGGATGGCATCGCCGAGCCCGACGAGGCGATGAAGCGCTTCATCGACACGTTCAAGGATGAGGTGGACCGCAAGTACAGCGTCGTCGTCACCAAGTTCGCGCGCCAGCTCACGCACCCCGCGCGCGAGGTCGAGACCGCGCTCGGCAACGTGCTCGCCGACGCGCTCGCCGACATGACCGGCGCCGACGTGGTCCTGCTCGGCGCCGGGTCCGTGCGCGTGAAGGAACTCGGCCCGGCCGTGACGCTCATGGACCTGAAGTCGTGCTTCCCGTACGACGACAGCTTGAGCGAGGTCGTCGTGACCGGCGCGACGCTGCGTCGCATGTTCGCGCACTGGATGCGGCCGGAGAACCGCGACGGTGAGGGCGAGTGCTACCAGGTCAACAGCACGGTGCGCGCGGTCTACTCGGACGACGAGCATGCGCTGCGCTTCCTCGACGTGGCCGGCAAGCCGGTCGCCGACGACGCGACGTACACGGTGATCCTACAGGGCTACCACTTCAAGAACGCCGAGGCGTACCTGACGCTGACCGAGGCGGACGCGGGCGCGGTCAAGCCGCCGAAGACTGCGGCCACGTCAGCGGCCACGGTGCTGCAGGAATGGCTCATGTCGCACCAGAACGAGACTCGGTCGGTGGAGGGGCGCCTCGTCTACGAGTAGGGGTGCCGCGCGGCTACTGGAGCATGCGCTGCTGCACCTTGCGCAGCTCGGCCATGGCGCGCTCGATGGTCTCGGGCGGCGTGCCCCACGAGGCGGCCTCGACGGCGAGCGACAGTGCGACCTTGTGCAGGTCCGCCGCGGTGGGGTCCTCCCAATCGCAGCCCAGTTCGCGGAACTTCGCCCGGATCAGCACCTCGACCGTCTTGCGCACCTCGGCGCGGCTGATGTCGCTGTGGGGCACGTGCTTGGTACGTGCGTGGGCGGCGTTCTGCGCGGAGAAGAAGCAATCCACGAGCAGGTCGCGTGCGCGCAGCGGCGTCACGCCATCGAGCGCGGCCTCGTCGACTCGCCAGCTATCGGTGTGGTCGGACAAACGACTCCTTTGTCAGAAC encodes:
- a CDS encoding bifunctional metallophosphatase/5'-nucleotidase produces the protein MKGARAVGETRRFTILHSNDMHGDFLAEQEAGTGDLIGGLPLLSGYINKVRAEEDNVFYCISGDMVQGSIIDSDFKGTSTVQIMNYLAPDVVALGNHEVDYSLQQLLFLEKLANFPIVNANLYVKPYGKRLMNPYVILQRAGFDVLFTGILTEKVMDALNLDPLVGTFVALEDAATEVGRICDAFKTDDIDLTVVLTHIGFESDKELASLLLPEWGVDLIIGGHSHTILERPEEVNGILIVQAGTGTNQVGRLDIVVDDDTNSIVEHSWQLVPIEDGIAEPDEAMKRFIDTFKDEVDRKYSVVVTKFARQLTHPAREVETALGNVLADALADMTGADVVLLGAGSVRVKELGPAVTLMDLKSCFPYDDSLSEVVVTGATLRRMFAHWMRPENRDGEGECYQVNSTVRAVYSDDEHALRFLDVAGKPVADDATYTVILQGYHFKNAEAYLTLTEADAGAVKPPKTAATSAATVLQEWLMSHQNETRSVEGRLVYE